A window of Rhododendron vialii isolate Sample 1 chromosome 13a, ASM3025357v1 contains these coding sequences:
- the LOC131313067 gene encoding patellin-4-like encodes MPGEKVFPSEEYVHNEIDDEEEKGGTLSFQECLDENNDTIGQESENPDSVELKQSRKKSLLEFRCLVEDAILSNYILGKNNGQFELPSDLRGNLREITLWGVPLLPSRGHDGTDVVLLKFLKARDFKVPEAFSMLRRTLKWRREFKVEGILDEKIDSRLENLEFIDGEDKQGRPVCYTLFGALKNREFYKSTFGTEEKNQEFLRWKVKSMEMGIQKLGFKSGGENSILQITDLKNSPGPATKELSSLNKKTVVLFQENYPELIFRNIYVNVPFWYYVSHALHSQFISQRTKSKFIFVRPLRVTQTLLKYIAPENLPVQYGGLKRENDNEFSTDDIVLRFSVRGGMIQKIKIAVAEAGVTVIWDMTVVGYEVSYKEEFIPDDDCSYNVLLQKENKMRESARNSFYIYEPGKIVITIDNGASSQKKKIFIRHKSKETLPVYSLKGSSSSF; translated from the exons ATGCCGGGGGAGAAAGTGTTTCCGTCAGAGGAATATGTTCATAATGAAATTGATGACGAGGAGGAGAAGGGAGGTACCCTTTCTTTCCAAGAATGCCTTGATGAAAATAATGACACGATTGGCCAAGAAAGCGAAAACCCGGATTCAGTCGAACTAAAGCAATCAAGAAAGAAGTCATTGCTCGAATTCCGGTGCCTAGTTGAAGATGCAATTCTCAGCAATTACATTCTCGGAAAAAACAATGGACAATTCGAATTACCATCGGATCTCAGGGGAAATCTAAGGGAAATTACCCTTTGGGGTGTCCCTCTGTTGCCTAGTAGAGGACACGATGGGACGGATGTTGTCCTACTGAAATTCTTGAAAGCAAGGGATTTCAAAGTCCCAGAGGCATTCAGTATGCTTCGGAGGACTTTGAAATGGCGGAGGGAATTCAAAGTCGAGGGGATTCTCGATGAGAAAATTGACTCCAGGCTTGAGAATCTAGAATTCATAGATGGCGAGGATAAACAGGGGCGCCCTGTTTGTTACACTCTGTTTGGGGCATTGAAAAATAGAGAGttttacaagagtacttttggGACTGAAGAAAAAAACCAGGAGTTTCTTAGGTGGAAAGTGAAATCCATGGAAATGGGTATCCAAAAGCTCGGTTTCAAGTCTGGTGGGGAGAATTCCATTCTTCAGATTACTGATTTGAAGAACTCACCCGGACCCGCCACGAAAGAGCTGAGTTCACTTAACAAGAAAACAGTGGTGCTGTTTCAAGAAAACTACCCTGAACTCATCTTCAGGAAT ATATATGTAAATGTCCCATTTTGGTATTATGTGAGCCATGCACTGCATTCACAGTTCATATCTCAGAGAACAAAGAGCAAGTTCATCTTTGTGAGGCCATTAAGAGTCACACAGACCCTCCTCAA GTACATAGCCCCAGAGAACCTTCCTGTACAATATGGTGGTCTCAAGAGGGAGAATGATAACGAGTTCTCGACAGACGACATAGTTTTACGCTTCAGCGTAAGAGGAGGAATGATTCAAAAGATTAAAATCGCTGTCGCAGAA GCCGGAGTGACGGTGATTTGGGACATGACGGTGGTCGGATACGAGGTGAGCTACAAGGAGGAGTTCATCCCGGACGACGATTGCTCGTACAATGTCTTGCTtcagaaggaaaacaaaatgagagagagtgcTAGAAATTCCTTTTACATATATGAGCCTGGGAAGATTGTCATAACCATTGACAATGGAGCAAGCAgccagaagaagaagattttcaTTAGGCACAAAAGCAAAGAAACCCTTCCCGTGTACAGCTTAAAAGGAAGTAGTAGTAGCTTTTAA
- the LOC131313068 gene encoding structural maintenance of chromosomes protein 1 isoform X1, which yields MPSLSSPGKILRLELENFKSYKGLQTIGPFFNFTAIIGPNGSGKSNLMDAISFVLGVRTGQLRGSQLKDLIYAFDDKEKEQRGRRAFVRLVYQLGSGAELQFTRSIAGTGGSEYRIDGRVVNWDEYNAKLRSLGILVKARNFLVFQGDVESIASKNPRELTALIEQISGSDELKGDYEKLEEEKARAEEKSTLVYQKKRTIVSERKQKKEQKEEAEKHLRLQDQLKTLKKDHFLWQLWNIANDIEKAEEDADAEKRSQQELVQELSDYEHECSIKKKEQAKYLKEIVQCEKKIAEKNSRLDKNQPEVVKLKEETTRISNKIRSSGKDLKKKKEERRKHADEIKKMQNDLNDLTRQLDELHEKAQDGGEKLQLADSQIGEYHRIKDKAGTETSKLRDEKEVQDRQQHTDIEAQKNLEENLQQLESRNLELELQEEQMQAKLKKIVDTVVKRKEELTQVRKEQREMKDKLGNSRRKYDMLKAKIGEVENQLRELKADRYENERDAKSAEAVEALKSLFPGVHGRMTDLCRPTQKKYNLAVTVAMGKFMDAVVVEDELTGKECIQYLKDRRLPPQTFIPLQSVRVKPIIEKLRTLRGTAKLVFDVIQFDPALEKAILFAVGNTLVCDDLDEAKALSWSGERFKVVTVDGTLLTKAGTMTGGTSGGMEARSHKWDDKKIEGMKNNYQFLKALLHLHNVFAVAGLKKTKEGFELELEELGSIREMQLKESEASVKISGLEKKIQYAEIEKKSINDKLERLKQDKENIEKEIHRISPELHKLKNATTKRASKISSLEKQINDKVDRIYKNFSESVGVKNIREYEENQLKAAQQMDEERFSLRNQQSKLKYQLEYEQKRDMDSPITKLESSLGALTSDLNEVKAKEEELKSAMKKATDDIDHLKEEVKEWKSKSEECEKDIQEWRKKISIATTSLAKHSRQLKSKEAQIEQLKSQKQEIFEKCELEGIVLPTISDPMDTGSPTSDPALDFSQLSRSYLQNTRPSQREKLDVEFTQKIGALISEIERTAPNLKALDQYEALLEKERVATEEFEAARKEEKEVADKYNSVKQRRYELFMEAFKHISSNIDKIYNQLTKSTTHQLGGIAYLNLDNEDEPFLHGIKYSAMPPTKRFREMEQLSGGEKTVAALALLFSIHSYRPSPFFILDEVDAALDNLNVAKVAGFIRSKSCEGSRGNQDIEGGSGFQSIVISLKDSFYDKAEALVGVYRDSERSCSRTLTFDLTKYRES from the exons ATGCCGTCCCTCTCCTCTCCGGGCAAAATCCTCCGCCTGGAGCTCGAGAACTTCAAGTCCTACAAGGGCCTCCAGACCATCGGCCCCTTCTTCAACTTCACCGCCATCATCGGCCCCAATGGCTCAGGCAAGTCCAACCTCATGGACGCCATCAGCTTCGTCCTCGGCGTCCGCACGGGCCAGCTCAGGGGATCCCAGTTGAAGGACCTGATCTATGCCTTCGACGACAAGGAGAAGGAGCAGCGGGGGAGGCGCGCGTTCGTCAGGCTCGTGTACCAGCTGGGCAGTGGGGCCGAGCTCCAGTTCACGAGGAGCATCGCGGGCACGGGAGGGAGCGAGTACAGGATCGACGGGAGGGTCGTGAATTGGGACGAGTATAATGCCAAGCTGAGGTCGCTGGGGATCCTTGTCAAGGCTCGCAATTTCCTCGTTTTTCAG GGCGATGTCGAGTCAATTGCATCTAAAAATCCTAGAGAACTTACTGCACTTATTGAGCAAATATCTGGATCTGATGAACTTAAGGGAGATTATGAGAAactggaagaagaaaaagccaGAGCTGAAGAAAAATCCACACTTGTTTAtcagaaaaaaagaactatTGTGTCAGAGAGGAAGCAGAAGAAAGAACAGAAGGAAGAGGCCGAAAAACACCTCCGCTTGCAAGACCAACTG AAAACATTGAAGAAGGACCACTTTTTGTGGCAACTGTGGAATATAGCTAATGACATAGAGAAAGCTGAAGAGGACGCTGATGCTGAAAAGAGAAGCCAGCAAGAACTTGTGCAGGAACTATCGGATTATGAACATGAATGCAGCATTAAGAAGAAAGAACAggcaaaatatttaaaagagaTTGTGCAATGTGAAAAGAAGATTGCTGAGAAAAATAGTAGACTTGACAAGAAT CAACCTGAGGTTGTAAAACTCAAGGAGGAAACGACTCGAATCAGCAACAAAATCCGAAGTAGTGGGAAGGatctcaagaaaaagaaagaagaaaggaggaagcATGCAGATGAAATAAAAAAGATGCAGAATGACTTAAACGATCTGACTAGACAACTTGATGAGCTACATGAAAAAGCTCAGGATGGTGGTGAGAAACTTCAGCTGGCTGACAGTCAAATAGGGGAATACCATCGAAT CAAGGATAAGGCTGGTACGGAAACCTCAAAGCTAAGAGATGAGAAAGAGGTTCAAGATAGGCAACAACATACTGACATTGAAGCTCAAaagaatttggaagaaaatcTTCAACAGCTGGAAAGTCGGAATCTAGAGCTGGAGTTGCAGGAGGAACAGATGcaagcaaaactaaaaaagatTGTTGATACTGTTGTGAAACGAAAAGAAGAACTCACACAAGTGAGAAAGGAACAGCGTGAGATGAAAGATAAACTTGGAAATTCAAG ACGCAAATATGACATGTTGAAGGCCAAAATTGGCGAAGTTGAAAACCAACTACGTGAACTGAAGGCTGATAGATATGAAAATGAGAGGGATGCCAAGTCAGCTGAAGCTGTGGAGGCTCTCAAGAGCCTGTTTCCTGGCGTTCATGGTCGCATGACTGATCTTTGTAGGCCAACCCAGAAGAAGTATAACCTTGCTGTCACTGTGGCTATGGGTAAATTTATGGATGCAGTAGTAGTTGAGGATGAGCTTACAGGAAAGGAATGCATCCAG TATTTGAAAGATCGGAGGCTTCCTCCTCAGACTTTTATACCCCTTCAGTCAGTTCGTGTTAAGCCAATAATTGAGAAGCTGCGCACCTTGCGCGGCACTGCGAAGCTGGTCTTCGACGTCATCCAAT TTGATCCAGCCTTGGAGAAGGCTATTTTGTTTGCTGTTGGGAATACCTTAGTCTGTGATGATCTTGATGAAGCAAAGGCTCTGAGTTGGAGTGGGGAGCGGTTTAAAG TTGTGACTGTTGATGGGACTCTTTTGACGAAGGCTGGGACAATGACTGGTGGTACAAGTGGTGGAATGGAAGCAAGGTCACATAAATGGgatgataaaaaaattgaaggtaTGAAGAATAATTATCAATTTTTAAAAGCTTTATTGCATTTACATAATGTCTTCGCTGTTGCAGGACTTAAAAAGACGAAAGAgggttttgagttggaattgGAAGAGCTCGGTTCAATAAGAGAAATGCAGCTGAAAGAGTCTGAAGCATCAGTAAAGATTAGTGGGCTTGAAAAGAAGATTCAGTATGCGGAGATCGAGAAG AAAAGTATCAATGACAAACTTGAAAGATTGAAGCAGGACAAGGAgaatattgaaaaagaaattcatCGCATTAGCCCTGAACTTCATAAG TTGAAAAATGCTACTACTAAAAGGGCttcaaaaatatcatcattagaGAAGCAGATCAATGATAAGGTTGACCGGATTTACAAGAATTTTAGTGAGTCTGTTGGGGTGAAAAATATTCGTGAGTATGAAGAAAACCAGCTCAAGGCTGCTCAACAGATGGATGAAGAAAGGTTCAGCTTGAGAAATCAGCAATCAAAGTTGAAGTACCA GTTGGAGTATGAGCAAAAGCGAGACATGGATTCTCCAATTACGAAGTTGGAATCTTCTCTCGGTGCTCTAACAAGTGATTTAAACGAGGTTAAGGCCAAAGAGGAAGAACTTAAATCAGCGATGAAGAAAGCTACTGATGACATTGATCATTTGAAGGAGGAAGTGAAGG AATGGAAGTCCAAGTCAGAAGAGTGTGAGAAGGATATCcaggaatggaggaaaaagatttCTATTGCTACGACAAGCTTAGCCAAACACAGTCGTCAATTGAAATCAAAG GAGGCACAGATCGAGCAGCTCAAGTCACAGAAGCAAGAGATTTTTGAGAAGTGTGAACTGGAGGGCATAGTCCTTCCTACTATCTCTGACCCGATGGATACAGGATCACCTACATCGGACCCAGCTCTTGATTTTAGTCAATTAAGTAGATCTTATCTTCAGAACACGAGGCCTTCTCAGAGGGAGAAGCTTGATGTGGAATTTACGCAAAAAATTGGTGCCCTAATATCAGAAATTGAACGGACAGCTCCAAATCTGAAGGCCTTGGACCAATACGAGGCTTTGCTGGAGAAGGAAAGAGTTGCGACCGAGGAGTTCGAAGCTgccaggaaagaagaaaaagaagtagcTGACAAGTATAATTCAGTGAAACAGAGGAG GTACGAATTGTTTATGGAAGCTTTCAAACATATTTCTAGTAATATAGACAAAATCTACAATCAACTTACGAAGAGTACCACACACCAGCTTGGTGGGATAGCATATTTGAACTTGGACAACGAGGATGAGCCGTTCTTACATGGAATCAAGTACTCAGCTATGCCCCCAACAAAGCGCTTCCGTGAAATGGAACAGCTATCTGGTGGGGAGAAGACTGTTGCAGCACTTGCATTACTGTTCTCTATCCACAG TTATAGACCATCACCATTCTTTATATTGGATGAAGTGGATGCTGCATTAGACAATTTGAATGTTGCTAAGGTTGCTGGATTCATTCGATCAAAGTCATGTGAAGGATCTCGGGGTAATCAAGACATTGAGGGTGGAAGCGGGTTTCAGAGTATAGTGATATCCCTCAAAGATAGTTTTTATGACAAGGCTGAAGCGTTGGTTGGAGTCTATAGGGATTCTGAGCGAAG tTGCTCTAGAACACTGACATTTGACCTGACAAAGTACCGGGAGTCATGA
- the LOC131313068 gene encoding structural maintenance of chromosomes protein 1 isoform X2 — protein sequence MPSLSSPGKILRLELENFKSYKGLQTIGPFFNFTAIIGPNGSGKSNLMDAISFVLGVRTGQLRGSQLKDLIYAFDDKEKEQRGRRAFVRLVYQLGSGAELQFTRSIAGTGGSEYRIDGRVVNWDEYNAKLRSLGILVKARNFLVFQGDVESIASKNPRELTALIEQISGSDELKGDYEKLEEEKARAEEKSTLVYQKKRTIVSERKQKKEQKEEAEKHLRLQDQLKTLKKDHFLWQLWNIANDIEKAEEDADAEKRSQQELVQELSDYEHECSIKKKEQAKYLKEIVQCEKKIAEKNSRLDKNQPEVVKLKEETTRISNKIRSSGKDLKKKKEERRKHADEIKKMQNDLNDLTRQLDELHEKAQDGGEKLQLADSQIGEYHRIKDKAGTETSKLRDEKEVQDRQQHTDIEAQKNLEENLQQLESRNLELELQEEQMQAKLKKIVDTVVKRKEELTQVRKEQREMKDKLGNSRRKYDMLKAKIGEVENQLRELKADRYENERDAKSAEAVEALKSLFPGVHGRMTDLCRPTQKKYNLAVTVAMGKFMDAVVVEDELTGKECIQYLKDRRLPPQTFIPLQSVRVKPIIEKLRTLRGTAKLVFDVIQFDPALEKAILFAVGNTLVCDDLDEAKALSWSGERFKVVTVDGTLLTKAGTMTGGTSGGMEARSHKWDDKKIEGLKKTKEGFELELEELGSIREMQLKESEASVKISGLEKKIQYAEIEKKSINDKLERLKQDKENIEKEIHRISPELHKLKNATTKRASKISSLEKQINDKVDRIYKNFSESVGVKNIREYEENQLKAAQQMDEERFSLRNQQSKLKYQLEYEQKRDMDSPITKLESSLGALTSDLNEVKAKEEELKSAMKKATDDIDHLKEEVKEWKSKSEECEKDIQEWRKKISIATTSLAKHSRQLKSKEAQIEQLKSQKQEIFEKCELEGIVLPTISDPMDTGSPTSDPALDFSQLSRSYLQNTRPSQREKLDVEFTQKIGALISEIERTAPNLKALDQYEALLEKERVATEEFEAARKEEKEVADKYNSVKQRRYELFMEAFKHISSNIDKIYNQLTKSTTHQLGGIAYLNLDNEDEPFLHGIKYSAMPPTKRFREMEQLSGGEKTVAALALLFSIHSYRPSPFFILDEVDAALDNLNVAKVAGFIRSKSCEGSRGNQDIEGGSGFQSIVISLKDSFYDKAEALVGVYRDSERSCSRTLTFDLTKYRES from the exons ATGCCGTCCCTCTCCTCTCCGGGCAAAATCCTCCGCCTGGAGCTCGAGAACTTCAAGTCCTACAAGGGCCTCCAGACCATCGGCCCCTTCTTCAACTTCACCGCCATCATCGGCCCCAATGGCTCAGGCAAGTCCAACCTCATGGACGCCATCAGCTTCGTCCTCGGCGTCCGCACGGGCCAGCTCAGGGGATCCCAGTTGAAGGACCTGATCTATGCCTTCGACGACAAGGAGAAGGAGCAGCGGGGGAGGCGCGCGTTCGTCAGGCTCGTGTACCAGCTGGGCAGTGGGGCCGAGCTCCAGTTCACGAGGAGCATCGCGGGCACGGGAGGGAGCGAGTACAGGATCGACGGGAGGGTCGTGAATTGGGACGAGTATAATGCCAAGCTGAGGTCGCTGGGGATCCTTGTCAAGGCTCGCAATTTCCTCGTTTTTCAG GGCGATGTCGAGTCAATTGCATCTAAAAATCCTAGAGAACTTACTGCACTTATTGAGCAAATATCTGGATCTGATGAACTTAAGGGAGATTATGAGAAactggaagaagaaaaagccaGAGCTGAAGAAAAATCCACACTTGTTTAtcagaaaaaaagaactatTGTGTCAGAGAGGAAGCAGAAGAAAGAACAGAAGGAAGAGGCCGAAAAACACCTCCGCTTGCAAGACCAACTG AAAACATTGAAGAAGGACCACTTTTTGTGGCAACTGTGGAATATAGCTAATGACATAGAGAAAGCTGAAGAGGACGCTGATGCTGAAAAGAGAAGCCAGCAAGAACTTGTGCAGGAACTATCGGATTATGAACATGAATGCAGCATTAAGAAGAAAGAACAggcaaaatatttaaaagagaTTGTGCAATGTGAAAAGAAGATTGCTGAGAAAAATAGTAGACTTGACAAGAAT CAACCTGAGGTTGTAAAACTCAAGGAGGAAACGACTCGAATCAGCAACAAAATCCGAAGTAGTGGGAAGGatctcaagaaaaagaaagaagaaaggaggaagcATGCAGATGAAATAAAAAAGATGCAGAATGACTTAAACGATCTGACTAGACAACTTGATGAGCTACATGAAAAAGCTCAGGATGGTGGTGAGAAACTTCAGCTGGCTGACAGTCAAATAGGGGAATACCATCGAAT CAAGGATAAGGCTGGTACGGAAACCTCAAAGCTAAGAGATGAGAAAGAGGTTCAAGATAGGCAACAACATACTGACATTGAAGCTCAAaagaatttggaagaaaatcTTCAACAGCTGGAAAGTCGGAATCTAGAGCTGGAGTTGCAGGAGGAACAGATGcaagcaaaactaaaaaagatTGTTGATACTGTTGTGAAACGAAAAGAAGAACTCACACAAGTGAGAAAGGAACAGCGTGAGATGAAAGATAAACTTGGAAATTCAAG ACGCAAATATGACATGTTGAAGGCCAAAATTGGCGAAGTTGAAAACCAACTACGTGAACTGAAGGCTGATAGATATGAAAATGAGAGGGATGCCAAGTCAGCTGAAGCTGTGGAGGCTCTCAAGAGCCTGTTTCCTGGCGTTCATGGTCGCATGACTGATCTTTGTAGGCCAACCCAGAAGAAGTATAACCTTGCTGTCACTGTGGCTATGGGTAAATTTATGGATGCAGTAGTAGTTGAGGATGAGCTTACAGGAAAGGAATGCATCCAG TATTTGAAAGATCGGAGGCTTCCTCCTCAGACTTTTATACCCCTTCAGTCAGTTCGTGTTAAGCCAATAATTGAGAAGCTGCGCACCTTGCGCGGCACTGCGAAGCTGGTCTTCGACGTCATCCAAT TTGATCCAGCCTTGGAGAAGGCTATTTTGTTTGCTGTTGGGAATACCTTAGTCTGTGATGATCTTGATGAAGCAAAGGCTCTGAGTTGGAGTGGGGAGCGGTTTAAAG TTGTGACTGTTGATGGGACTCTTTTGACGAAGGCTGGGACAATGACTGGTGGTACAAGTGGTGGAATGGAAGCAAGGTCACATAAATGGgatgataaaaaaattgaag GACTTAAAAAGACGAAAGAgggttttgagttggaattgGAAGAGCTCGGTTCAATAAGAGAAATGCAGCTGAAAGAGTCTGAAGCATCAGTAAAGATTAGTGGGCTTGAAAAGAAGATTCAGTATGCGGAGATCGAGAAG AAAAGTATCAATGACAAACTTGAAAGATTGAAGCAGGACAAGGAgaatattgaaaaagaaattcatCGCATTAGCCCTGAACTTCATAAG TTGAAAAATGCTACTACTAAAAGGGCttcaaaaatatcatcattagaGAAGCAGATCAATGATAAGGTTGACCGGATTTACAAGAATTTTAGTGAGTCTGTTGGGGTGAAAAATATTCGTGAGTATGAAGAAAACCAGCTCAAGGCTGCTCAACAGATGGATGAAGAAAGGTTCAGCTTGAGAAATCAGCAATCAAAGTTGAAGTACCA GTTGGAGTATGAGCAAAAGCGAGACATGGATTCTCCAATTACGAAGTTGGAATCTTCTCTCGGTGCTCTAACAAGTGATTTAAACGAGGTTAAGGCCAAAGAGGAAGAACTTAAATCAGCGATGAAGAAAGCTACTGATGACATTGATCATTTGAAGGAGGAAGTGAAGG AATGGAAGTCCAAGTCAGAAGAGTGTGAGAAGGATATCcaggaatggaggaaaaagatttCTATTGCTACGACAAGCTTAGCCAAACACAGTCGTCAATTGAAATCAAAG GAGGCACAGATCGAGCAGCTCAAGTCACAGAAGCAAGAGATTTTTGAGAAGTGTGAACTGGAGGGCATAGTCCTTCCTACTATCTCTGACCCGATGGATACAGGATCACCTACATCGGACCCAGCTCTTGATTTTAGTCAATTAAGTAGATCTTATCTTCAGAACACGAGGCCTTCTCAGAGGGAGAAGCTTGATGTGGAATTTACGCAAAAAATTGGTGCCCTAATATCAGAAATTGAACGGACAGCTCCAAATCTGAAGGCCTTGGACCAATACGAGGCTTTGCTGGAGAAGGAAAGAGTTGCGACCGAGGAGTTCGAAGCTgccaggaaagaagaaaaagaagtagcTGACAAGTATAATTCAGTGAAACAGAGGAG GTACGAATTGTTTATGGAAGCTTTCAAACATATTTCTAGTAATATAGACAAAATCTACAATCAACTTACGAAGAGTACCACACACCAGCTTGGTGGGATAGCATATTTGAACTTGGACAACGAGGATGAGCCGTTCTTACATGGAATCAAGTACTCAGCTATGCCCCCAACAAAGCGCTTCCGTGAAATGGAACAGCTATCTGGTGGGGAGAAGACTGTTGCAGCACTTGCATTACTGTTCTCTATCCACAG TTATAGACCATCACCATTCTTTATATTGGATGAAGTGGATGCTGCATTAGACAATTTGAATGTTGCTAAGGTTGCTGGATTCATTCGATCAAAGTCATGTGAAGGATCTCGGGGTAATCAAGACATTGAGGGTGGAAGCGGGTTTCAGAGTATAGTGATATCCCTCAAAGATAGTTTTTATGACAAGGCTGAAGCGTTGGTTGGAGTCTATAGGGATTCTGAGCGAAG tTGCTCTAGAACACTGACATTTGACCTGACAAAGTACCGGGAGTCATGA
- the LOC131313070 gene encoding mitochondrial ATP-independent inner membrane protease subunit 2-like, whose amino-acid sequence MVSLSTWVRYIAHKFDYSVSLSWKSYKRGQIAETEVGDAIWKTLFQGKLTYLHWNKGEEMAPNIAGQGGTLLVRKIPAADPKHVFVGDVVVFKDPEKSDNYLVRRLAAIEGYEMVSTDEKDEPFVLETDQCWVLSDNETLKAKEANDSRSFGPVPMTDIVGRVIYSLRTAVDHGRVQNSHFSMRKDSPVLEVELDVDEMAKDHKA is encoded by the exons ATGGTTTCCTTATCCACCTGGGTCCGATACATAGCCCACAAATTCGACTATTCCGTCTCTCTCAGCTGGAAg AGCTATAAACGAGGCCAAATCGCTGAGACCGAAGTAGGTGATGCAATATGGAAAACTTTGTTTCAGGGAAAGTTGACATACTTGCATTGGAACAAAGGAGAGGAAATGGCACCTAACATAGCAGGGCAGGGGGGAACTCTTCTTGTTCGGAAAATACCAGCAGCAGATCCAAA GCATGTTTTTGTTGGAGATGTCGTCGTCTTCAAGGACCCTGAAAAATCTGATAATTATCTAGTCAGAAGATTGGCTGCTATTGAGGGGTATGAAATGGTATCTACTGATGAAAAAGATGAGCCATTCGTTCTTGAAACGGATCAGTGTTGGGTGTTGTCTGACAATGAAACTCTAAAGGCCAAG GAGGCCAATGACAGCAGATCATTTGGTCCTGTACCCATGACAGACATAGTTGGTAGAGTCATATATAGCCTGAGAACAGCTGTTGATCATGGTCGTGTGCAGAACAG TCATTTCAGCATGAGGAAGGATTCCCCTGTATTGGAAGTTGAACTGGATGTTGATGAGATGGCTAAAGATCACAAAGCATAG